In the Salinisphaera sp. T31B1 genome, one interval contains:
- a CDS encoding HAD hydrolase-like protein — translation MRYKVLLFDLDGTLTDPREGITRCVQHALACQQIDEPDRSKLDCFIGPPLKQSFIDWYGMEGNAADRAVADYRERFGEIGMFENTLYAGIVELLTGLKRSGRQLFVATSKPWFYARQIITHFGLDEFFGRVYGSELDGTRVEKHALIAHILREERIEAGHALMIGDRRYDLIGARHNGVAAAAVGYGYGSRDELMAEQPDHYFATLAELDEALRACRV, via the coding sequence ATGAGATACAAGGTTCTTCTTTTCGATCTGGATGGCACGCTGACCGATCCGCGTGAGGGCATCACGCGTTGTGTGCAACATGCTTTGGCCTGTCAGCAGATCGATGAGCCGGATCGCTCGAAACTCGACTGCTTCATTGGACCACCGCTCAAGCAGTCGTTCATCGACTGGTATGGCATGGAGGGCAACGCCGCCGATCGGGCGGTGGCGGACTATCGAGAACGTTTCGGGGAGATCGGCATGTTCGAGAACACCCTCTATGCCGGCATCGTCGAACTGCTGACCGGGCTCAAGCGAAGCGGACGCCAGCTGTTCGTGGCGACCTCCAAGCCATGGTTCTACGCCCGCCAGATCATCACTCATTTCGGACTGGACGAGTTCTTCGGCCGGGTCTACGGCAGCGAGCTCGACGGCACACGCGTGGAAAAACACGCACTGATCGCCCATATCCTGCGCGAAGAGCGCATCGAAGCCGGGCATGCGCTGATGATCGGCGATCGCCGCTATGATCTGATCGGCGCGCGCCACAACGGCGTGGCCGCGGCAGCGGTCGGCTACGGCTACGGCAGCCGCGACGAACTGATGGCCGAACAGCCGGATCATTATTTCGCCACTCTGGCCGAACTGGACGAAGCACTACGCGCCTGTCGCGTCTGA